The nucleotide sequence actataaaaaaaaatcgcATATCCAAATGTTGTATAAGAATTACAAGTTCTTTGTCTATACTGTTTAGGCTTTCCTGGAGCAATATGTTTTAtctgcatgcagaaaaaaatggattacTGTCTAATAATAAAACATGGTTTGAAAAGGAACAAAGCAAAAGTATAGTGCAGAGAATCACAGAGAGCATTTGGACATGCTTTCTTGCTGCTAAAATAACTTTATAAAACCGATGCGATTGTGAATCTCTGTCATTTTTTCTCTGAGTGGTACAAACTCCTGTCCTtaagaaaaccaaacacacacaaaaaaatccctcaCTTTTAGGAAGGTTTTTTTAAGGGTCCAGCTTGAACTAGGTCATGTCATTAAAGACAGAATCTTGCGTGAGTAGactgaagacagaaatttaaaaaactaatgctttaaaaatgtatgcatatTAAATCATAAAACCAGGTATATAGTTAAGAACTACCTTACTCTGTTTATGGCAGGATATAATTGTCATTGGCCTGCACATTATCGTTGAAATATGAAAGTGCAGCTGCTGGCtcaaagctgctgcttgctttaaGCAGAGAGTTACATCCCGATTGGGGAATGCCAGTATGTATTGcttgtgttgctttttctgaACATCAGTAAAACTGGAAGTAAATCACTGAGCTGGATAGACCATCAGTCTTATCCAGTATGGCCCTTCCTGGTAAGAAAAACTGGGGAGAATAGTTTTAATGATCGAAGTTGGAAAGTGTTTTTTGGGTGGGAGTGCTTTGTACCTACATACATCTACATCTTTttcatggggggaaaaaaaaagttggttgtGAATAATAACATCTGATCTCtgtatggaaaatatttctgaaagcactTTCTTAAGTGCTTCTTACTACTCGTCTTACTACTTGTCTGAGGGAACATCACTTGAAAAGATGGTAATGTAGCCTTATTACTATGATGTATTAGCTCTATaaggaaagatggggagaaaaaatgtgttaatttcTTAACAATATTTGTGTCATAGAAGCTGTACAAACCCACCAAAAGATCAGGAAACGTGATGGCAAAACACTACATTGCTATTCTTCAATAGAAAGTGCTGGAAAGCACAACTCTCTAACAGCCCTGCAACGTCATGTGAATACTGAGCCTTTTGGAGTTGACCATCTTGAGAACGGGACTGCTGAAGAATGTCTGCAAGGTTGTAAGGATAAAACTATACATGTGACAATGCGGACAGATGAGGCATACAGTAGTTCAGACTTCTCTGATCAGGAGCAAAAGGGCCCAAGTGGAAACGTGATGGATATACTGAACTGGGTCAGgcctctccctgctctgctttctccGGTACAGCTTTCACCAGTAGCTGAACGGGTGAGTTCCAGGATTTGTCTGACTTGGCATTAACTTGGCTGTATAATTACTGCAGGAATAACAATTTGATATTCTTGAGcttttttatgtattattattatgtattaTTACTTACTCTGATGCACTGAAAGGGTCTCTGTATGAGTGTTTAGGTCTATATGTATACTTCTTCACTTTCTAGTGCACTGTCTGTGGAAGGGCACAAACCATAATTTTCTGcagtatatttaaaacaaagttggCCATGTCTcaactgctgttttttcctgatgtcACAGACCTACATTCCCAACTCATGTTGGGTATAAGCATGGTTTTTGTAGTAAACCTCTACAGCTTGAAATTCAAGGGAAACCTactcaaatgttattttttcagtaatctTTGAATGTAAGTTGGTAGGCAAAGAGGTCTCAATTTTCACAAAGGTGCTTTCTGTTTAGTATGAAGAGCAATGATGGAGAAGGATGTAATTCTGTTATCAGCCTTAATCTCTCAAAACCACTGCATGTCAGGGCCAGCAGCctatttgtttagaaaaatacagctCTTAAAAGTGATGCTGGGCTTTGAAAAAttaactttgtatttttcattaaaggATATGTTGTTTGGAGAAGTCACAGGTTCCAGCAGTGAAGAAGCTGATTGCAGTGCTTCTGCAGCGGAGTATATTTTACAAGAAGACCAAGTTCAGCCTCAAAATTGTTGTAATGTATTCAGCTTGAATGAGGAGTGCAACAGATGGAACAAAACATGTGGACCTAGTCTTGATGCAGAAATTTCACATAACTGGAGTAGGAATGAAAAGATTGATCATATTGATCCAGAGATTTTGAGCAAGAAAGTGAGAGATGCTGAAACAAAGCAAGCTGAAGCTGCTACTTTAATTACAAACGTGGGAACTAACAAAGACTGTGTGGAGGAGAATTCTGTGAATATGGAAACAGAGGAGATGGAACTAACTAAAGCAACAGCACATGAATTGGAAGCcatagaggaaaagaaaggagatatCAAGGAAATGCACAGTGCAGATGGGACTTCTTCAACTGATTTTATGCTACACAGTTTTAAGCCTCAGAATCAGATACAAAGATGTAGTGAGGTAGAGCAAACAGAGGAGAATGTGATTTTAATCAAGGCTGGTGTTTATGACAGTATACATGAAAAGCATGGTGAATTAATGAAGGCAGAAAGAGATGGATTATCAGGAGAGGGAGAAATTCCCAGGGCAGTATCCATTCCCCCAAATGTTACTCATTTGCCACCTGAACAATGCGTTGTTGTACTTCAAAGTACAGACTGTGAGGAGAAATCTGATGTATTGGTAGAGAATGAAGTGGTTGAAAATGAATCCAAAGATGTAATCAAGGTAGCAAATACAGCAAGCGATGTTGAGGAAAGCATAAAACCAGTGATAAATGGAGAGGAAATAACGGCTGCAATACAGATGCAAGGGCTCTGTGCAGAGGCTAATAATGAGGGAGAACTCTCTGAAGTTGTGTTGTCTGATTTCAGTAGTTCTAAATCTTTTTGTGAAGTAGAGTGTCCTAAAGACCTAATGATACAGCGTGATAGTGAGGGAATAATTCTGGAGACTGAGGTATACAGTGAAACTACGGAGAGTTCTGCTCACTGTCAGTTCTCTGAAATAAAGCATGACAGTGAAAAGACACTGGAGGAACAATGTGTGCATACACTAGAATATGATATGGACAGAAAACACGAACTGGAGACTGCTGAAGTCTCTCAGTGTTATTTACCTGTATCTGCTGTTGAAGGAATCAGACATACACTGTCTATGGATGGTATAGACAAAAATATAGCTGCTTCATCAAGCTTTCCAAAAGATGATGGACAGCTCAAAATACAAGACATGAGTATAACCAGACCCGAGTCTATTGAACTAGCCATGAATGTGAACAAAGAAAGTGTTCTTGAAATAGCTAAATCATCAGAGCTATTCAATagtgcagaaaatgaaaaattactaGATATACAGGAAGGGGAATATTTAAAAGGTAAACCATACCAGGAAGAagattacaatatttttttccaagggaaGTCAGACTTGGAAAGCATACTTGCAGTACCAAAGATGACATGCATTACTGATGTGGAAAGCAGTGTAGCTAAGTGTGAATCATGTGTGTtagattttacagaaagaaatggtGAAATGAAACAGCCTGAAAGCCTGTGTAGTACATTAGACTGTGAGTTGACCAAAACTCAGAACTTCGGAGTGTTTGAATCTCAAGAGACTGAATTCCAAGTTAATCAAGATTTTGTAGATGAGAGCAGTAAACTGTTAGAAGAAGCAGATACCATCCAATCTGTTGTAGTAGAAAGTAACCTTACATCTCAGACACAATTTGCAAAACCTCAGAATCAGTTCTTGATAACTGAAAATGATAAATgtgatgaaataaaagcagaattaaacaagcaaagcaaggaattaGTGATTGAGGCTTGTTCCAGTTCATTTAACTGGGAAGACAATGTTGTGAAGGAGAAAAGTAATGTTTCAGAGATCAGATGCCAGCATACTTCAGAAATGGGTTTTAATAGCAGCTTGGCTTTGTCTACTCAAATGGACTTGAAGACAAGCTGTATAAATTCTGAAGATACAGATTCCCCTATCCAAGAGAATGGATTGGAATCCACAGTGCCTTGTAATTTAAATTACAGTCTTGAGAAAGTTGTCGGATTTGTTGAAAGCGATTTCACaggaaattctgatttttctcatacattgaaaaacaaagaagataaaaattgtGTTGTGGGTAGTGCATTTCATAGTTCTCTAGAAAGCTTCGAAAAGGGTGCTGAGATCCCATCTACTGAAAAAGGCAATGTGTGCAAAGAACTGGACTGCTGCTCTGAGGGggaatacatacataaaaacgAAGTGGAATTTTCAGGTGAGAAGGAGCTGCCAGTAGATAAAGAACCTCAGGCATCTGTTAAGTTGCAAATTTTGCAAGCAAACTCTTATAATAAGAATACTTTGACCTTCCAAAAGTTTGTTTGTCAAGAATCAGAATGCAAGACTTCTACATGGGAAGCTAATGCAGATCCTGCTAGAACTGGTTCACTGTCAGATGGGGGGGAAATTAAAAGGTTGAATAGTTTTGAGACATGTGAGgaaaacagcataaaaaggtctaaaaatgcttttgatatcccagagcagagcaatgtGTCTGAAGAGAAGGACTGTCCTCTACAAAAAGTTGGAGATGTGAAATATTCTGAATGTGTTCCCATGTTCAAAAAGGACCTGAGAACTTCAACAAGAATTGTAATGAGTGCTCTGGAAAATGATGCAAGTGTTGATGCTGATGACCAAATATGTGAACTTCATTCACCAATGCGCCCAGGAAACACTGTGACAGATAGTCATCTAAAAGCAGATACTATAGTGGATATGGATACATGCTGTGAAACAGACTACTCTCCAAATACTGCAAATGAGTTGTCAAATGTGGTTGGGGAGGTTTATCCCAAAGACTTAGCCTCTCTGAAAAGAGGGTGTGTATTAGTAGCCTCTGAAAATGCTGAGGGTGCTAGTGAATTCAGGGTAGCTGGATGGATGAATGACAGTAGGGAAGATGTGTTAAAAACTGGGACATCCAAAGGAAGACTTGTGATGCCAAGCGCTTCAAAAAATAGATTACCAATATGCCAGATATTAACCAGATTATCAGAAACTTATAGAATGGCTGTAAAAAACAGTAAACTAAGTACAAGAATGTTAGCACTCAGCaattttgtagaagaaaatggTTGTGAAAAGCTTGAATCAAATGCAGAGCAAAGTCTACCACACAGTGTTGATAAGGGCATCTCAGTTCTTGAAGAATATAATCATAATCAAAATTGTGCTGTTTGCAACTCAGAAGAAAGCAACGCTAATGTTATGTTAGGTGTTTTTCAGCCTTCATGTTTTTGTCATACCACTTGTACTTGGAAGGGCTTTCTGGATAGTGGTAGAAAAAACTTTATTATCAAATATCTTACAAATCCAGCCCTGTCTGATGTAGACTGCAATTCTCAAACAGTTAGTCAGTCTTCTGTGCCACAAAACATGGTATTTGAGAATTCGTGTATGTCGGAGTCAGAGTCTTGTGTAGATGTTGCTCCCAAAAAGACCAATAAATTGAACTGCAAAGTGCAAGAACGATCTGAAGTCTTGGGTGTTTCAACCAAGGCAGCTGTCCAAGTAATGCATGGCAGGCTATCAAAAAAACTGCTTCgaggtaaaagaaaaacaaacgcCCTTGAAGTTAAAATAACTCAGCCAGTTCTTGCAAATGCTGATACTTCTATGCCGACAAAATGCTCATCTGAgactataaataaaattaggcAAGAGATGGGTCCTCCTCTACCCCCACTGCTACTGCCTTTGATTGCTACTCCTCCAAGAGCTGCATGTTCCATGACCCCAGTGATGTCTTCTGCTGATCGATCCTCTTTGCTTTCCCCTCTTGAAGACCTGATATCTCCGCTACGTGAAACCCCTGTTCCTCCTCTGATGTCTCCATTGAGAGATACTCCAACTGTCAAATCTGcccttttgttttcccctccatCACCTTCAGAGATGGCAGTGGGTAGAAGGATTCTCTCCTCACCTTTGAAATTTTGTACTTCCATTCCAAAGCATGCACTTCCCGTCCCTGGAAGATTTCCTCTGTGTACAGCTGATGGtgctgctgcggctgctccTCAGGAGAACTCTGTGAAAATATTGGACACTATGTATCCAGAGCTATCTGCAAGGGCAAGGACACTAAACATCCTGAAAGGCAATATTCAGCTTAACCGATGTGCCCTTTCAGACAGCCAGAGTTTGCCAGGACCTGTGGCTCAAATAGGTGGGTTCAAAGCAATAGCATCTACATCAACTGCTTTTGTTAAAACTGGGAGCAATTTGAAATCTGATGGTAGACAAGACAAAAACGTGCAAAACCAGCAATTGGTTTCAGGCTTGTCAAATCATCTTGAAAAAAGGACATTATTGCCAATATCTATGCCCAGAAGTGCGAAAAGACTGAGATTAGACAGGGAACCACCAAAGCTAGAGTCCAGTGATACTGCTGCTATTGGAAATGATCAAAATACAAGCACTGAAATACAGGAGAATTTCCATGGCAAGAGCTGTGAAATCAGTGGTTCAGCACACAGTTCCAGTTTAGAAGCATCTTTACCAGTAAAGAAGGTTATTGATTCTGATCGCCAGAAAGTTTATTTGGCATTGAAGAAAATTGCTGAATCCTGCTTTGACTTGTTACCAGTTATTCGAAGTCATGTTTATGTGGGCAATATCTCAAAGATTCCAGTAATGagagatgaagagaaagaagttgTCAGTGAATTTGGTGTAAAAAACAAGGTAAGTAGCATTATTTTGAGTTTTGCGTTTTAACAGTGACTTCTGTGCAGATTAAAAGAGTTTAAGTATGTGCTAGGTGAATTCTCAATGGGTCAGGCAACCTGCAGTGGCAAAGTGTAGTCTTGAAAGATTATCAGATATCTAAACCTGTATAAACGTAACAAAATAGGGAGCTTCAGACAGTACGAGAAGCTAATGGTCAGTGGTGTCCAAGATGCAAAACTGCAATTGTAGATGCTTTATGCATTTATCAGGAAaacagatgtatttattttcaccaCATTTTTTGTAGTGGATAGCATTAACAATTGTAGAAGgagttttctttgtttaaaggtgtgaagtttgattttttttggtcttttttgttatttcactaaaaaagaaaacacaaaacagcattgtatatatataataccgGTGTACTTGTTCATTCAGTGTTTACCTTGATTATCATTCtacatcaggttgctcaaatgaattttattggaaaaaaactCATAGCATCGCATAGCAGCATTTTGCCCCATTGCAGTTCTTGAAAGTAATTAGGCAGACTGAGATCAGAATAATGATCTGTCAGTTCTCCACAGAAGTTGTCTACTGAGTTCTGCTGTCACCTTTGTTAGGACTTGCCAAATGTGGTAACTTGATAGAAGCAAGTTACTACTGAAGTTGCTACTCAGGtttgttatttcatttgctGGTTGCCTGTGATTTAATTATGTGTATTCTTACATGGATGCAAACAATGTTCTTACAAACAGTTCTCTTGTCATACTGTTATAATGCTATTAAATATTCTCAAATATAGTGCAGTCTAACAACTGTTTTTTGTACCTTATAGCATTTAGCTGAGTCGTTGCTGCATGTTATTCTCAATAAACTCAAGGCTCAGAAAACTGCCTCAAATTACAATTTCAACCAGGCTCTTTGTCGAGTCTATACAGGAACTTGTCGACAGCTAGGAGATTTGGAAAGAGCCCGCCTCTTCTGCTATAGCTTACTTAAAGAAGGTATAGTGTGTGTCTCAGTGGTCTTGTATCTTGAACATTTTGTCTGTCTTTGCTGTATTGTTCCAGAATGATTAGGTTTctaaaagcaaatgaacaaagaaaatctTCCTGTGAAAGGCGCATTTTCCTTGGACCTTTTTtatatactgaaaaatatagaatgttttagaagaaatttcCTTTCTCACAGTTGTCTACATCTCTATCTCAGCTTGGTGATCACCTGTGCTCTTAGTAGTCCACTCCTTTTTCAAAGAGATACTTACTTTGGGATCCTCTATACTTTCATTTTTGCCCTGCCATCTCCAAAATGATATTGTGATTCCAGAGAACTTTGTACTTTTTGTTTACTACTGTTTTTACTGAGTAAGCACTGACTCATAAAacacatttgatttttaaaaagaaaaaaaaaggaaccaacAATCTGAACTTCAGTAAAACTCTGTTAAATGTAGACTTTGAATGATTTTCTGTTGTATACTTTGAATTGTTTAAATTCCTGTTGTGgattttctgtggttttattttattttatttagaatgtGAACAGTTGTAAACACATCTTGaaggttcccccccccccctttttttttattcaattattttattttgattactaatgcattcattttaaagttttcccCTTCATTTGGTAACACAAGTGAGCTATATTTCAGCTACACAATTGCCGAATTGACTATAAACAGTCAGTGCATCATCTGTTTTCTTGGCTTCctgtccatcttttttttttttttttttcttctcctgttcttTCAGGTATTCTGCCTTAAATAACTCTAAGATAATTTTCACCAccttttcttaattctttttcctttatccccttctctgttctccttctcttttttttcctttttttcttttacttttggACTAGCTCTAGCTTAATCCAGTGATATGAATGTTCATTTGTAGTTGGATTGTATCAGGTAGGATTCCAGAGTGCATCTTCCAGTTTAAAGTCATTGTGAAATCCAGTTTCTGTGCTCCAAGACCACTCTTATTAGTGAACTGAAGTGCAGTAAGAATAGAGGGAAAAGGACCACACGCACTTTTGTTACGCAGCCAAGTCCAGTGTAACCATGCCTGACTTACTGACTAAAACActctttttggaaagaaaaaaaagaattacagtggggaaggtgtttgttttttcatttggttgtttgttttctcctcccttccatTATTTAATATCAGGACTGGGGTGTGCTAGTATGATTCCACCTCACTGGGCTGCAGTTTTTACATGACTTCTGTGCCTTCTCTCCTTGTTACCTTGCTGTAGAGTGTACTGGCTTTTGATGTCTGAGTGTATTTTCgtttgtttttgtatgttaAAAACTTACattgttctctcttttttttttcttaggcttTCCAGATGCAGTGAAGTTGATTTTATTCATCACAAATATATGGCCTGACATATTTTTCTTCGAAGGTGCAATTAACAAAGCCATGCAATTAGTCATCAGGCAGAGTGCAAATGACGATGTCCTGACCTGTCTCAGTGCTTATCTCAGCTGGGAGCAGGTAAA is from Anser cygnoides isolate HZ-2024a breed goose chromosome 2, Taihu_goose_T2T_genome, whole genome shotgun sequence and encodes:
- the ICE1 gene encoding little elongation complex subunit 1 isoform X5, which translates into the protein MRTDEAYSSSDFSDQEQKGPSGNVMDILNWVRPLPALLSPVQLSPVAERDMLFGEVTGSSSEEADCSASAAEYILQEDQVQPQNCCNVFSLNEECNRWNKTCGPSLDAEISHNWSRNEKIDHIDPEILSKKVRDAETKQAEAATLITNVGTNKDCVEENSVNMETEEMELTKATAHELEAIEEKKGDIKEMHSADGTSSTDFMLHSFKPQNQIQRCSEVEQTEENVILIKAGVYDSIHEKHGELMKAERDGLSGEGEIPRAVSIPPNVTHLPPEQCVVVLQSTDCEEKSDVLVENEVVENESKDVIKVANTASDVEESIKPVINGEEITAAIQMQGLCAEANNEGELSEVVLSDFSSSKSFCEVECPKDLMIQRDSEGIILETEVYSETTESSAHCQFSEIKHDSEKTLEEQCVHTLEYDMDRKHELETAEVSQCYLPVSAVEGIRHTLSMDGIDKNIAASSSFPKDDGQLKIQDMSITRPESIELAMNVNKESVLEIAKSSELFNSAENEKLLDIQEGEYLKGKPYQEEDYNIFFQGKSDLESILAVPKMTCITDVESSVAKCESCVLDFTERNGEMKQPESLCSTLDCELTKTQNFGVFESQETEFQVNQDFVDESSKLLEEADTIQSVVVESNLTSQTQFAKPQNQFLITENDKCDEIKAELNKQSKELVIEACSSSFNWEDNVVKEKSNVSEIRCQHTSEMGFNSSLALSTQMDLKTSCINSEDTDSPIQENGLESTVPCNLNYSLEKVVGFVESDFTGNSDFSHTLKNKEDKNCVVGSAFHSSLESFEKGAEIPSTEKGNVCKELDCCSEGEYIHKNEVEFSGEKELPVDKEPQASVKLQILQANSYNKNTLTFQKFVCQESECKTSTWEANADPARTGSLSDGGEIKRLNSFETCEENSIKRSKNAFDIPEQSNVSEEKDCPLQKVGDVKYSECVPMFKKDLRTSTRIVMSALENDASVDADDQICELHSPMRPGNTVTDSHLKADTIVDMDTCCETDYSPNTANELSNVVGEVYPKDLASLKRGCVLVASENAEGASEFRVAGWMNDSREDVLKTGTSKGRLVMPSASKNRLPICQILTRLSETYRMAVKNSKLSTRMLALSNFVEENGCEKLESNAEQSLPHSVDKGISVLEEYNHNQNCAVCNSEESNANVMLGVFQPSCFCHTTCTWKGFLDSGRKNFIIKYLTNPALSDVDCNSQTVSQSSVPQNMVFENSCMSESESCVDVAPKKTNKLNCKVQERSEVLGVSTKAAVQVMHGRLSKKLLRGKRKTNALEVKITQPVLANADTSMPTKCSSETINKIRQEMGPPLPPLLLPLIATPPRAACSMTPVMSSADRSSLLSPLEDLISPLRETPVPPLMSPLRDTPTVKSALLFSPPSPSEMAVGRRILSSPLKFCTSIPKHALPVPGRFPLCTADGAAAAAPQENSVKILDTMYPELSARARTLNILKGNIQLNRCALSDSQSLPGPVAQIGGFKAIASTSTAFVKTGSNLKSDGRQDKNVQNQQLVSGLSNHLEKRTLLPISMPRSAKRLRLDREPPKLESSDTAAIGNDQNTSTEIQENFHGKSCEISGSAHSSSLEASLPVKKVIDSDRQKVYLALKKIAESCFDLLPVIRSHVYVGNISKIPVMRDEEKEVVSEFGVKNKHLAESLLHVILNKLKAQKTASNYNFNQALCRVYTGTCRQLGDLERARLFCYSLLKEGFPDAVKLILFITNIWPDIFFFEGAINKAMQLVIRQSANDDVLTCLSAYLSWEQSSSLDAGILTSNLLLEMQSCPKVEFQQSERYGEDLSEDAWQYIFAIDLLCTNLKWDWTHDNVISKVLWPSMDKWVKKRKEHGSAQSIPDSIIALTLRLIGRLGQIGLKEGYISAVKNISSVIALFVHHAKEEDVPWGVQLAAVYSLCDLGSSNPVGIAEAINAWRATALNSIPSAVTSGLAEITSLCKMELH